The Aureispira anguillae genome contains a region encoding:
- a CDS encoding NUDIX hydrolase yields MNFCSNCGHAPLTYKQPVGDYQQRYVCDNCGVIHYQNPKIICGCLAFYEGKILLGKRDIEPRKGKWNLPAGFMENNETVKEGAAREVWEEVQARVKIKQLHTIYNLMHVNQVYFLFVAELVEPVFAAGDETSDVRLFDLDEIPWEELAFHSNAFALKQYIKNPNYQGVHHGDNRSYMGDFVPNITPL; encoded by the coding sequence ATGAATTTTTGTAGCAATTGTGGGCATGCACCACTAACCTATAAACAGCCAGTAGGAGATTATCAGCAGCGTTATGTCTGTGATAACTGTGGGGTAATCCATTATCAAAACCCTAAAATTATTTGTGGCTGTTTAGCTTTTTATGAAGGAAAAATACTGTTGGGCAAACGAGACATAGAACCCCGCAAAGGCAAATGGAATTTACCCGCAGGTTTTATGGAAAATAACGAGACCGTTAAAGAAGGAGCAGCAAGAGAGGTTTGGGAAGAGGTTCAGGCAAGGGTCAAAATTAAACAATTGCACACGATTTATAATCTTATGCATGTCAACCAAGTCTATTTTTTATTTGTTGCAGAGTTAGTAGAACCTGTTTTTGCTGCGGGAGATGAAACTTCAGATGTTCGTTTGTTTGATTTAGATGAAATTCCTTGGGAAGAACTAGCTTTTCATTCCAATGCTTTTGCACTCAAGCAATACATCAAAAACCCCAATTATCAGGGGGTTCATCATGGGGATAACCGTTCTTATATGGGGGATTTTGTACCTAACATTACTCCGCTATAA
- a CDS encoding aminotransferase class V-fold PLP-dependent enzyme — protein MNCQKHLFNLKPDAHYLNCASKSPLLKSAEEASIKALIRGRNPMDIAPVDFFSEVENVRIAFGRIINCAASSVALIPASSYGFSSVLNNVIAKKGGNAIIMKEEFPSGYFALKRWCETNSNALTVVEPDWNLTFLGEDWNTKILEAINENTSVVLLSAIHWMTGLKFDLKAIGERCALVGAVFIVDGSQSVGALPMNVEEYQIDALVCAGYKWLFGSYSLSLLYMGDKFKNGDPIEESWMNRTNAKTFSNLTQYESEYEPDAGRYNVGQTSNFILMPILKEGLQQINQWGPSNIQNYCQQLIQPLMQYLEGLNGFSEPAAYFSNHLFALRLPKQINLELLQQNLAKNKVFISVRDQYFRVSVNVFNTEQDIHQLIKTIDQTIKNN, from the coding sequence ATGAATTGCCAAAAACACCTTTTTAATCTAAAACCAGATGCCCATTACCTAAACTGTGCTTCTAAGTCTCCCTTATTAAAATCCGCAGAGGAGGCTTCTATCAAGGCACTAATTAGGGGGAGAAATCCAATGGACATTGCACCAGTAGATTTTTTTAGTGAAGTTGAGAATGTCCGAATTGCTTTTGGGCGTATTATTAATTGTGCGGCTTCATCTGTAGCCCTAATTCCAGCTAGTTCTTATGGGTTTAGCTCTGTCTTGAATAATGTAATTGCCAAAAAAGGAGGCAATGCTATTATTATGAAAGAGGAATTTCCCAGCGGTTATTTTGCCTTAAAGCGTTGGTGTGAAACCAATAGCAATGCGCTAACAGTTGTAGAACCCGATTGGAACTTGACTTTTTTGGGGGAGGATTGGAACACAAAGATATTAGAAGCAATTAATGAAAACACTTCTGTTGTTTTGCTTTCTGCCATTCATTGGATGACAGGTTTGAAGTTTGATTTGAAGGCAATTGGCGAAAGATGTGCTTTGGTGGGGGCTGTATTTATAGTAGACGGCAGCCAATCTGTTGGCGCCTTGCCTATGAATGTTGAGGAATATCAGATTGATGCATTGGTTTGTGCAGGATACAAGTGGCTGTTTGGATCTTATTCGTTGAGTTTGCTTTATATGGGGGACAAATTTAAAAATGGAGACCCAATTGAAGAATCGTGGATGAATAGAACCAATGCAAAAACTTTTAGTAATTTGACACAATATGAGTCAGAATACGAGCCAGATGCAGGGCGTTACAATGTTGGGCAAACAAGTAATTTTATTTTAATGCCAATTCTCAAAGAGGGGCTGCAACAGATCAATCAATGGGGACCATCTAATATTCAGAATTATTGTCAACAGTTGATACAACCCTTAATGCAGTACTTGGAAGGACTTAATGGTTTTAGTGAGCCTGCGGCTTATTTTTCGAATCATCTCTTTGCCTTGCGATTGCCAAAACAAATCAATCTGGAATTATTGCAGCAGAATTTAGCAAAAAATAAGGTCTTTATTTCGGTCAGAGATCAATACTTTAGAGTATCTGTCAATGTATTTAATACAGAACAAGATATTCATCAATTAATAAAAACAATAGATCAAACCATAAAAAATAACTAA
- a CDS encoding thioredoxin family protein, producing the protein MAKSIFYHAGCPVCVSAEHEIISLIGESNLEIVHLGTNKTEIAAAEKAGVESVPALVTPNGSVLHINFGASIGEVKG; encoded by the coding sequence ATGGCAAAGTCAATTTTTTATCATGCTGGATGTCCAGTATGTGTAAGTGCAGAACATGAAATCATTAGCTTAATTGGTGAATCTAATTTAGAGATTGTTCATTTAGGAACGAACAAAACAGAGATAGCAGCAGCAGAAAAAGCAGGTGTTGAATCAGTCCCAGCTTTGGTTACTCCAAATGGGAGCGTTTTGCATATCAATTTTGGTGCATCAATAGGAGAGGTGAAGGGATAA
- a CDS encoding T9SS type A sorting domain-containing protein: MKKQVAILFIILFIQLVVKAQDFSITDVYVKKNNELNQLIFTIEVAGLAGDSTPTPIGSLDGAPVLGYVFPTTLDALDVGFDSTSGIVALALTSHPDFDDTPLWDENLDGDYANDGVEWHAHWVLLVSDTTVSGGLAVKATSGTTILPPTNPGMPMYMDSPGFSVITKGNKISCTVPLSRINNKVAFNYDGVTALMYVNTSSTILPMLGVYTIFSVASGNLSLPYSVGNHSCDTLFIDVSGATGLGLISPERISIYPNPASTNVQLEMSAGFNLGSYAIQISNMNGSIVYQTTIAQPTLSIPVSNIGSSGVYTINIIDSVSGDLKGTKKLILN; encoded by the coding sequence ATGAAAAAACAAGTAGCAATTTTATTCATTATACTATTTATTCAACTTGTAGTTAAGGCGCAAGATTTCTCAATTACAGATGTTTATGTTAAAAAGAATAACGAATTGAATCAATTAATTTTCACAATAGAAGTAGCAGGTTTGGCAGGGGATTCAACTCCAACCCCTATAGGGAGTTTGGATGGAGCCCCCGTATTAGGTTATGTATTTCCAACAACATTAGATGCTCTTGATGTAGGGTTTGATTCTACTTCAGGAATTGTTGCTTTAGCATTAACCTCTCATCCTGATTTTGATGATACTCCTCTTTGGGATGAAAACTTGGATGGTGACTATGCAAATGATGGGGTTGAATGGCATGCCCATTGGGTTTTATTGGTGAGCGATACTACGGTATCGGGTGGTTTGGCTGTTAAAGCTACCTCAGGAACAACTATACTGCCTCCTACTAACCCAGGAATGCCAATGTATATGGATAGCCCTGGATTCTCAGTAATAACAAAGGGGAATAAAATATCTTGTACGGTTCCTCTGTCTAGAATTAACAATAAGGTTGCATTTAATTATGACGGAGTTACAGCTCTAATGTATGTTAATACTTCCAGTACTATTTTGCCTATGTTAGGTGTTTATACTATATTTTCAGTTGCTTCTGGAAATTTATCACTGCCTTATTCTGTGGGAAATCATAGTTGTGATACTTTGTTTATAGATGTTTCTGGTGCTACAGGCTTAGGCTTAATCTCCCCAGAGAGGATAAGCATATATCCAAACCCAGCCTCTACGAATGTCCAACTGGAGATGAGCGCAGGTTTTAATTTAGGTAGCTATGCTATTCAGATTAGCAATATGAATGGCAGTATCGTTTACCAAACCACGATTGCTCAACCAACGCTATCTATTCCTGTTTCAAATATCGGTTCAAGTGGTGTTTATACTATAAATATCATAGACTCAGTAAGTGGAGATTTAAAAGGAACAAAAAAACTAATCTTAAATTAA
- a CDS encoding MarR family winged helix-turn-helix transcriptional regulator, with the protein MDKTVFNLTVQNQDLPSKIVAGLERISEAYRVLLWEHAKKIGLSPIQIQLLIFVKYHKDNLCNVSTLANEFNMTKATISDAVKALSRKELIDKIKSTIDKRAYSIVLTAKGEQLVASVECFANPIKDIVNQFSPKEQASCFEVLNKLIHQLNSSNILTIQRNCFSCKFYKKIEEEHFCKLLNKQLKSNQVRLDCPEHEDR; encoded by the coding sequence ATGGATAAGACGGTCTTTAATTTAACAGTTCAGAACCAAGATTTACCAAGCAAGATTGTTGCGGGATTAGAGCGAATTTCAGAGGCTTATAGAGTCTTGTTATGGGAACATGCAAAAAAAATAGGCTTAAGCCCTATTCAGATTCAACTGCTAATTTTTGTAAAATATCATAAAGACAACCTTTGCAATGTCAGCACTTTGGCAAATGAATTTAATATGACGAAGGCAACCATTAGTGATGCTGTCAAAGCTTTGTCTAGAAAGGAATTAATTGACAAAATAAAATCTACAATAGACAAGAGAGCTTATTCAATTGTTCTGACAGCAAAAGGGGAGCAGCTTGTTGCATCAGTAGAATGTTTTGCCAACCCCATTAAAGACATTGTCAATCAGTTTTCACCTAAAGAACAAGCTTCCTGTTTTGAAGTGCTCAACAAGCTTATTCATCAACTCAATAGCTCAAATATTCTTACCATACAGAGGAACTGTTTTTCTTGCAAATTTTATAAAAAAATAGAAGAAGAACATTTTTGTAAGTTATTAAATAAACAATTAAAAAGCAATCAAGTTCGGTTGGATTGCCCAGAACATGAAGATCGGTAA
- the gdhA gene encoding NADP-specific glutamate dehydrogenase, with protein METPVMVNKYQKEIDAFIDSVKAKNEHETEFLQAVTEVAETVIPFVIENPKYADAKILQRMVEPERVLMFRVPWLDDAGNVQVNRGYRVEFNSAIGPYKGGLRFHPSVNLSILKFLGFEQVFKNSLTTLPMGGGKGGSDFDPKGKSDNEVMKFCQSFMTELQRHIGANTDVPAGDIGVGGREIGYMFGQYKRLRNEFTGVLTGKGTNWGGSLIRPEATGYGTVYFAQEMLATKNDSFEGKTVAISGSGNVAQYACEKATEFGAKVVTLSDSKGYIYDQDGIDADKLAWIMDLKNNRRGRIKEYVEAYPNATYHEGKRPWAEKVAIALPCATQNELNEAEAKLLVENGCICVAEGANMPSTAEAVEVFLEAKILYAPGKASNAGGVATSGLEMSQNSLRMSWSREEVDQRLHNIMKSIHEQCVAYGTEGDTVNYVKGANIAGFVKVADAMLDQGLV; from the coding sequence ATGGAAACACCAGTAATGGTAAATAAATACCAAAAGGAGATTGATGCTTTTATTGATAGTGTAAAGGCTAAAAATGAACATGAAACAGAATTTTTGCAAGCCGTAACGGAAGTTGCAGAGACTGTTATCCCATTTGTTATCGAAAATCCTAAGTATGCGGATGCTAAAATTCTGCAACGTATGGTAGAACCTGAACGTGTATTGATGTTCAGAGTGCCTTGGTTGGATGATGCAGGAAATGTTCAAGTAAATAGAGGTTACCGAGTAGAGTTTAATTCTGCCATTGGTCCGTACAAAGGTGGTTTGCGTTTTCACCCTTCTGTGAATTTGTCAATCCTTAAGTTTTTGGGCTTTGAGCAGGTGTTCAAAAATTCTTTGACAACGCTACCTATGGGGGGCGGAAAAGGAGGTTCTGATTTTGATCCTAAAGGGAAGTCAGATAACGAAGTAATGAAGTTTTGCCAATCTTTTATGACAGAATTACAACGTCATATTGGAGCAAATACAGATGTCCCTGCTGGGGATATTGGTGTTGGTGGCAGAGAAATTGGTTATATGTTTGGGCAATACAAACGATTGAGAAATGAATTTACTGGTGTATTGACTGGTAAAGGAACCAATTGGGGAGGGTCGTTGATTCGTCCTGAAGCAACGGGTTACGGAACGGTTTATTTTGCACAAGAAATGTTGGCTACTAAGAACGATTCTTTTGAAGGCAAAACCGTAGCTATTTCTGGTTCTGGTAACGTAGCACAATATGCTTGCGAAAAAGCAACAGAGTTTGGTGCTAAGGTGGTTACCTTGAGTGATTCTAAAGGTTATATTTATGACCAAGATGGAATCGATGCAGACAAACTAGCATGGATCATGGATTTGAAAAACAATCGCCGTGGACGTATCAAAGAGTATGTAGAGGCTTATCCTAATGCAACTTACCATGAAGGAAAACGCCCTTGGGCTGAAAAAGTAGCGATTGCCTTGCCTTGTGCTACTCAAAACGAGTTGAATGAGGCTGAAGCTAAACTATTGGTAGAAAACGGTTGTATTTGTGTGGCAGAAGGAGCCAATATGCCTTCTACAGCAGAAGCTGTTGAGGTGTTTTTGGAGGCAAAAATTTTGTATGCTCCAGGTAAGGCTTCAAATGCTGGTGGCGTAGCTACTTCTGGTTTGGAAATGTCTCAAAATTCTTTGCGTATGTCTTGGTCTCGTGAGGAAGTAGATCAAAGATTGCACAATATTATGAAATCTATTCATGAGCAATGTGTGGCTTATGGAACAGAAGGAGATACTGTGAATTATGTAAAAGGAGCAAATATTGCAGGGTTTGTAAAGGTAGCAGATGCTATGTTAGATCAAGGACTGGTCTAG
- a CDS encoding CPBP family intramembrane glutamic endopeptidase produces the protein MTLKNRFVFPLLVYLIMYAFTVPLVLTLKPYITPDQFSIVHKSLVITAFLFLISRYIKNKEQFFQFSKPNRSTILLFSILGMLFATNNYFLSNYSINYSYLDLENTILGWFILAITISSTAEELLYRGFIQSYTNQGSPVDGRLLSQGNLYATFFFFMAHVGFYTIMDPIFATTSLLLVVVFSLSVGYIRDKTSSLFWPILIHITCNYIHIAFHWKHFLNGGVV, from the coding sequence ATGACCCTAAAAAATAGATTCGTATTCCCATTATTGGTATATCTAATTATGTATGCCTTTACTGTTCCTCTTGTTCTTACTTTAAAGCCTTACATAACTCCAGATCAATTTTCTATTGTTCATAAAAGTTTGGTAATTACGGCTTTTTTATTTTTGATTTCAAGATATATCAAAAACAAAGAACAATTTTTTCAGTTTTCGAAGCCTAATCGCTCTACAATTTTGTTGTTTTCTATTTTGGGGATGCTCTTTGCCACTAATAATTATTTTCTCTCTAATTATTCCATCAATTATAGTTATCTAGATCTAGAGAATACCATTTTAGGTTGGTTTATATTGGCAATTACCATTTCTTCTACGGCTGAAGAATTATTGTATAGAGGTTTTATACAATCGTATACCAATCAAGGGTCACCAGTAGATGGTAGATTATTAAGTCAAGGAAATTTATATGCAACCTTTTTTTTCTTTATGGCACATGTTGGGTTCTATACTATTATGGACCCTATTTTTGCGACAACAAGCTTACTGTTGGTTGTTGTATTTTCTTTATCTGTAGGATATATTAGAGATAAAACAAGTAGTTTATTCTGGCCTATTTTGATACATATTACTTGCAATTATATTCATATCGCATTTCATTGGAAGCATTTTCTTAATGGAGGTGTTGTTTAA
- the proC gene encoding pyrroline-5-carboxylate reductase, whose translation MNTIAILGGGNLGSAIAQGLYKSKQYQAANIFVTRNKIERLAHLKTEGIQVGKDNNFAVQEAQIIIIAVKPYKVKDIIAEIRQDLDPKKHILVSVATGITTSEITQMVGFELPIFRAMPNTAIEIQESITCICSKHANTTQKTQISELFNLLGIAVTINEELMEAATVLGACGIAYVFRFIRAMMQGGIEIGFDAITASTIAEQTVKGAAELLLKGGKHPEEEIDKVTTPKGCTISGLNEMEHRGFSSSLIKGILNSYQKIEK comes from the coding sequence ATGAATACAATTGCCATTTTAGGAGGCGGAAATTTAGGTAGCGCCATTGCCCAAGGTTTATATAAAAGTAAACAGTATCAAGCTGCTAATATTTTTGTTACTCGCAACAAGATTGAGCGTTTAGCGCATCTCAAAACAGAAGGTATTCAAGTCGGCAAAGACAATAATTTTGCCGTACAAGAAGCGCAAATTATCATTATTGCCGTCAAACCTTATAAAGTAAAAGATATCATTGCCGAAATTCGACAGGACTTAGACCCCAAAAAACATATCTTAGTTTCGGTAGCAACAGGAATCACAACTTCAGAAATTACCCAGATGGTGGGTTTTGAACTGCCTATTTTTCGTGCTATGCCCAATACTGCTATTGAAATTCAGGAGTCTATCACTTGCATCTGCTCCAAGCACGCTAATACAACACAAAAAACACAGATTAGCGAGTTATTCAATTTATTGGGTATTGCGGTTACTATTAATGAAGAACTCATGGAAGCAGCTACCGTTTTGGGAGCTTGTGGAATTGCTTATGTGTTCCGCTTTATTCGTGCAATGATGCAAGGAGGAATTGAAATTGGATTTGATGCAATAACCGCTAGTACAATAGCGGAGCAAACCGTAAAAGGGGCGGCAGAATTATTGCTCAAAGGGGGCAAACATCCAGAAGAAGAAATCGATAAAGTTACTACGCCTAAGGGGTGTACCATATCAGGACTAAATGAGATGGAACATCGTGGTTTTAGTTCTTCTTTGATTAAAGGAATTTTAAATTCCTATCAAAAGATTGAAAAGTAA